The following are encoded in a window of Chlorocebus sabaeus isolate Y175 chromosome 22, mChlSab1.0.hap1, whole genome shotgun sequence genomic DNA:
- the LOC140709824 gene encoding ropporin-1 translates to MAQTDKPTCIPPELPKMLKEFAKAAIRAQPQDLIQWGADYFEALSRGETPPVRERSEQAALCNWTELTPELLKVLHSQVAGRLIVHAEELAQMWKVVNLPADLFNSVMNVGRFTEEIEWLKFLALACSALGVTITKTLKIVCEVLSCDHNGGLPRIPFSTFQFLYTYIAEVDGEISASHVSRMLNYIEQEVIGPDGLITVNDFTQNPRVWLE, encoded by the exons ATGGCTCAGACAGATAAGCCAACATGCATCCCGCCGGAGCTGCCGAAGATGCTGAAGGAGTTTGCCAAAGCCGCCATTCGGGCGCAGCCGCAGGACCTCATCCAGTGGGGGGCCGA TTATTTTGAGGCCCTGTCCCGTGGAGAGACGCCTCCGGTGAGAGAGCGGTCTGAGCAAGCTGCTTTGTGTAACTGGACAGAGCTAACACCTGAGCTGTTAAAGGTCCTGCATTCTCAG GTTGCTGGGAGACTGATCGTCCATGCAGAGGAGCTAGCCCAGATGTGGAAAGTGGTGAATCTTCCAGCAGATCTGTTTAATAGTGTGATGAACGTAGGTCGCTTCACGGAGGAGATCGAGTGGCTGAAGTTTTTAGCCCTTGCTTGCAGCGCTCTGGGAGTT ACTATTACCAAAACTCTCAAGATAGTGTGTGAGGTCTTATCATGTGACCATAATGGTGGGTTGCCTCGGATCCCGTTCAGCACCTTCCAGTTTCTCTACACGTATATTGCCGAAGTGGATGGGGAGATCTCTGCATCACACGTCAGCAGGATGCTAAACTACATTGAACAGGAAGT AATTGGGCCTGATGGTTTAATCACGGTGAATGACTTTACCCAAAACCCCAGGGTTTGGCTGGAGTAA